In the Streptomyces sp. 3214.6 genome, GCAGCAGGAACTCGCCGTTCGACTTCGTCTGCTTCATCTTGTCGAGAAGCAGCTCGATCGCCTGCTGCTGGTCGAGCGCGTGCAGCACCCGGCGCAGCTTCCAGACGACGGCCAGCTCGTCGTTGCCGAGCAGGATCTCTTCCTTACGGGTACCGGACGCGTCCACGTCCACCGCCGGGAAGATGCGCTTGTCGGCGAGCTTCCGGTCGAGCTTGAGCTCCATGTTGCCGGTGCCCTTGAACTCCTCGAAGATCACCTCGTCCATGCGGGACCCGGTGTCCACCAGGGCGGTGGCGAGGATGGTCAGCGAGCCGCCGTCCTCGATGTTGCGGGCCGCACCGAAGAAGCGCTTCGGCGGGTACAGGGCGGTCGAGTCGACACCACCGGACAGGATGCGGCCGGAGGCCGGGGCGGCGAGGTTGTACGCACGGCCCAGACGCGTGATCGAGTCGAGCAGCACGACGACGTCGTGGCCCAGCTCCACCAGACGCTTGGCGCGCTCGATGGCGAGCTCGGCGACCGTGGTGTGGTCCTCGGCCGGACGGTCGAAGGTCGAGGAGATGACCTCGCCCTTCACCGACCGCTGCATGTCGGTGACCTCTTCCGGACGCTCGTCGACCAGGACGACCATCAGGTGGCACTCGGGGTTGTTGTGCGTGATCGCGTTGGCGATCGCCTGCATGATCATGGTCTTGCCGGTCTTCGGCGGGGCCACGATCAGACCGCGCTGGCCCTTGCCGATCGGCGACACGAGGTCGATGATCCGCGTGGTCAGCACGCCCGGGTCGGTCTCCAGGCGGAGCCGGTCCTGCGGGTAGAGCGGGGTCAGCTTGTTGAACTCCGGGCGGCCGCGGCCGTGTTCGGGCGCCATGCCGTTGACGGAGTCCAGGCGGACCAGCGCGTTGAACTTCTCGCGCCGCTCGCCTTCCTTGGGCTGACGGACCGCGCCGGTGACGTGGTCGCCCTTGCGCAGGCCGTTCTTGCGGACCTGGGCGAGGGAGACGTACACGTCGTTCGGGCCCGGCAGGT is a window encoding:
- the rho gene encoding transcription termination factor Rho, which encodes MSDTTDLMGARVEETAAAPATDASAPATGAGSRRRRGTGLEGMVLAELQQVASGLGIRGTARMRKSQLIEVIKEAQASGGSAPAKAEAAVSETKPKRRATSKARTGDAAAEKKADAAAAEAPAEKAVAQQQIEIPGQPASNDAPVERRRRRATAEAGSPETVAAEAKTAPKAETPAPAQAEAQAQPQGDARSDADGGEGRRRDRRERGRDRGERQDRGDRRKSEDQQGGQPQRGGQQQGQQQSGGRQDRQQRDNGPQDDDDFDGGRRGRRGRYRDRRGRRGRDEIGTAEPQLADDDVLIPVAGILDILDNYAFIRTSGYLPGPNDVYVSLAQVRKNGLRKGDHVTGAVRQPKEGERREKFNALVRLDSVNGMAPEHGRGRPEFNKLTPLYPQDRLRLETDPGVLTTRIIDLVSPIGKGQRGLIVAPPKTGKTMIMQAIANAITHNNPECHLMVVLVDERPEEVTDMQRSVKGEVISSTFDRPAEDHTTVAELAIERAKRLVELGHDVVVLLDSITRLGRAYNLAAPASGRILSGGVDSTALYPPKRFFGAARNIEDGGSLTILATALVDTGSRMDEVIFEEFKGTGNMELKLDRKLADKRIFPAVDVDASGTRKEEILLGNDELAVVWKLRRVLHALDQQQAIELLLDKMKQTKSNGEFLLQIQKTTPSPGNND